The DNA sequence tagcgtttgtctaGCGGAGTTAAGTAGGTTACGCCCTCCCGCTGACTCTGACTCTAAATGGTCTGGACGTAACACTACGGATCTGTTAGGgccaaaaattctttttaattttcttgttagTTCGAAAACAGTATTCCATACCTTCTATAGCAGCATAAGTGTGTCCctgtaatttgttaattattaattgtactaAATGATATTCATAGTAACCCGGAATTAATTCGAGGGCTCATTCACACATtttactgaaataaaaaacaggAATTTTGTGTCCATCATATTTAGGAATAGAATCAACTACATCCTTAAGGCGAATCGGGGAAGCTATATCTGCAGGGCTAGATCTACGAGGAAAATTTTGGGCGGAATAATAATCGGAATTGTAATTTGTTTGTTGATTGTGAGATGGATTAGAAAATAGAATGTCGTTAATACGTTGATTTAATTGTTCCATTTGTTCAGGCAGTGAGACTAAAGCGATTTGttcatttagattttttattattgactcGTATTGATTGTTATCGGAATTAGCATTTCTACTTTGTTCGATTTTCGCGTTGTAAGTTTTTCAATTCGtcttgttttatttgtaacattttagCATGTTCTttaagtatctttttttttcatttaatttttgattaagaaTTTCCAAATCTGATtgtgttaaaatttcattgatcTCAGAAGGAGTGTTAGAACATTGGGATCGTGTATTAggcatgattaattaattagattactATAATagatgtgttatatattttggttCAAAGGATATGGTTCGagttttagatttttcttacgttgttaaatttatttattttggaccaaataattcataaattttatagattttgcgATGAGAATCTGTTCGTTCGATTGTTTTATAATCaggatatttatattcaaactcAATCGGTATTAGATTATAGTTCATATTTTTAGTCTCGTTAAGCTTAGATTTATCTGAGTAATTGTCGGAATtagatttatctaaattacCATCAGATTTAAATTTGTCTAAATTATCGTCGGGTTTAGGGTTATCTGAATTGTAATTGAATTAGGTTTTGCAATTTCGTAAGATGAGGAAGAGGATCTTGGGAAGAAAGTAGCTTCTTTAATCTGgaatttaatccttttaatttgaattcgaCGTCTACCCTTTTTTGGGCATCTATACAAAGATTGAAATATGTCAGAAATTCAACAGAGTTCGTTGCCGCGTTTTCCGGCAGCGACGATTACAACTGTTGCCACACTCTTCGTCAGCGACAATTGTTTGTTGCCACGCTTCCAGCAGCAATAGTATTTGTTGCCACACTCTTCGTCAGCGACAATACTATGCCACGCTGTATAGCGATGAACTTTAGGTGAATTTCAAGTTATATAAACATTGGtctttaagttaaaaatatatatatattttgtatataatttttagaagaaaaggaTTAATTTCTGAGATTTTTTTCCCTCAGGAAGATCCTTGTTAGATCTTTTGGCAATCCCACCGCTGCCaccaaaaaatatgttacgtCTCATCAaggatctttttctctctatatctcagttagtgagaaaaagattgctctctacttttatagagCAACCTGCTTCCACCGGCTATACTCCAGGAACGACGAGAACTAGGACTAACCTAGTAGATCTAGAGGAATGACGTAGCGCGGAACtagttggttactaggaagtttcactaggtattttagggatataAACGCaactatgtatatgtaattcgaaagTTAATgaggtttaaagaatagaattttaatattataataaaagaaagatatcgattatgtatctaaatatctaatatattcatctatgttcaaatgatttttagttaattgatattttaattgagaatCATGGCTTGTCTTTGAAGCGCTATTCAAGTTGCGCATATTAGACTTAGATtatttaagagagaaaaataaaaataaaaagttaaaattttgacagGACATGACAGCGTGATTCTTATCAGATTCGTCTAATATTGtctcgaaattattattgtttatcttCCATTTTTCTTCAATGTTTATGTTCCATTTTTCTAGATTATTATCAAAGATTATCACAAAATCTTCTATACTGAACACTTGGCACACAACACAACAGTATCCGCTATACTTTTTTCGACCGATGTATACCGTCTCAAATCGTATACTGCAGTTTTGACGTCCttcattctttattatatatatttcattcggCTATCGAATCATCTGTGAATGCGTTGTTCTTCTCCTTATCTTTTGTTTAGAAATTCCTAGGTCTGCTGTGTAGACCTTAGAATTCGAATATCCGATCCGTCTGTTTATCTTCGCGTCCACACGGTTTTAAGTTTCTAACGTTCGAGAGTCCGTAAGCAGGCGCGACgtctattttgtttatagtatttataaattatagcagcCAGACATCGGCGCTAATACATCGCAattctttatagaaaaaacaataatatttgaatgatCACTTATGGACGGGCGAAGCGCACAGTGACCGAACATCTCTCGGCGCTGATATGTCGCAGTTTATAAAAATCCGTGGGTTGAAGATGTTATAAGCAAGCTTAAacgtgaatttaaaaaaaaaattctgtgtgTGTCGTAAATAGTTTGCTGATCAGGAAGAATACGTTGCAGGATTGGAACAACGCGTATTGGAGATAGccgataatatgaaaaaagcagTTTTTTATGAAGGAACACCTAATGAAATTGATAAAGAGTGGTACATTGAATGGCAGGACAATTGCGACGAGTATCGACTGGTTGAAAGGACAAGGTCCAGTAAATCCATCGACATTTATTTGCATGCGAATAAATCTACGATTAATGATCGGGGACCTGCAATCGCGGACAGTTCGAATCGCGCGATTTGAAGAGACAAGAAAATCGTTACGCAAGTACTTCTTAAGGATAGATATTAGTGTTCCACCGCTTTCGAGAAACACTCCAGTGAATTCCATCGTGCAGGCGATACACGGACGTGAAATCAGATTAAAAGAATGTCATACGGATAATCTGTATTATTACCTCTTTACAAGTAATTTGTTTCTTAAATACCACCGCCTTTCATTTAATGTGTTAtgtctcagcgacgctctttctctctctatacctcagttagtgagaaaaagattgctctctacttttatagggcaacctgcttccaccggctataccccagggacgccgagagctaggactaatctagtggatctaggggaatgatgtaggcgcggaactagttggttactaggaagtttcactaggtattttagggatatggacgcaactaggtatatgtaattcgaagattaatcaggtttaaagaatagaattttaatattataataaaagaaatatatcgattatgtatctaaatacctaatatattcatctatgttcaaatgattttcagttaattgatattttaattgagagCTTAGATCACGAGAaggaattgttaaattatgttgatAACTGCTTTTaacatgtgttatattttgatatagttggtttagtaatataaattctggcGTATACGTAAGTAGGCCAGTAGGGTCACTTATTAAATAGAGACCGTTATTAGTTAAGTTGATTTCATTATGAAGTTTCGTTCGTGAATGTTTTTGAATGTCTTTATGAAATCTATGTGAGAATTTCAGGCGATTTATAAGAGCTAGAGAGGAAAAAActcttttacaagatattatacgaggttttgatttattagtaGAACATTTAAACTGAAATAGATTGGAAATGCTTTTGACGCGTTTCTTTATGCCGGATCTATGGTTCCGTTTTTTACGGCAAGTCCGCTGTATTGCGGGTGCACCGTATGCAAGGGGCttattacttaagatatatataaatatatattaattagaaacagtACAAGAGTTAGGGAATTAAGATTCGgaaaggaatattataatagaaattaagagtaattaataaattgtggacactaaataatagagagttagttagatcgaattaatttattatgagaattgtctaaggaataaggtcttttatttaatatcaatacttgattatattatgactctaaatttctgatagaaagggaaggtttagaaaagaggtcgaatgtcgccaggggcaccgtaataagcgctcggcaacgatggaattttagggagaatgtgtaatgtcgccagggcaccgtaattagcgctcggcaactaggttcaaggaTTGGGTCGTGTTCAGagaattagataataaatttgatttcaatttaatctcctgttgtcatttcttgtgggaggtttttaaattgataggaaacgccgccagggcacctcgatcagcgctcggcaactaggtttatgggttatataaagaattcaagaagaaaggaggaagtcgccagaggcaccataagcgctcggcaacgaggtcaaaatttaggaaaaagggagtcgccaggggcaccataagcgctcggcaacgaggtaaaaatttaggaaaaagggagtcgccaggggcatcataagcgctcggcaacgaggtcaaaatttaggaaaaaggcagtcgccaggggcaccataagcgctcggcaacgaggtaaaaatttaggaaaaagggagtcgccaggggcatcataagcgctcggcaacgaggtcaaaatttaggaaaaagggagtcgccaggggcaccataagcgctcggcaacgaggtttaaggattatattcagaatttaggaagaaaggagagagtcgccaggggcaccataagcgctcggcaacgaggtcaaaatttaggaaaaagggagtcgccaggggcaccataagcgctcggcaacgatggattttcgggaaaaagagcaaagtgttgcaagattaagtcaggttcaaatgacaacagtagtatatattttgcatggaatttataaatcttacttagtattgatattatgggtgtgttttaaataatagtaagataatagattaaagttgactgactgggaactgtcagccacatgctaatgcttgacagaggatttcttattatttagaggatgaaaaggtaattaaatgatattaggggttgtcagtcaattcaaataaagtttctaatatttatggaaagatgagatttatagtaattgtaagtacttaccgtgatgtggcagaaaaatccttccttctgttcaagttctggtcgtaccTTGTTAAGCCCTTCTCTCGTTCTTTAAGACCTCGCtcgtggatgaagtaggccggataaaagtacacagatgtatgcacaaagttttttattatttccttagttttacacaacttaacactgaatcgacaattatattaatcgaaatggaatagtgaatagtacgcgatcaatgaacgaataatacggagcgaatacttgtacgaaatagtaaggaattagtaatgaataatgttagctaagaataaatgatttgaATGCTTGAAGATCTCTTAATTGACTGACCGAACTGACTGCCCCGATTTTACTGCTTGAACTGAATGCAATGCAATGCTGAGTGATCTGGATGTAATGCTCCGAACTGAATGTTTTGAACGTAATGCTCCAAATTGACTGCCCAAAGGatcgaaatcgccggcttatatactgtcgaaacaaagggtcttcgggccATGCGCAGCACACGCGTAGCGCTCTGGAAGgttcttagaatgattcagtggaggacttctgagaaaaaagatttttaacaacaattcttctgagaattgtcgatcgatatgtttatctgactattGAGTTTCGGTGCTCatggtcgtagccgtcgcatgtccgttcgacttatcgctcgcaatatcaggtttcactgatatgaggcctcttatgcgcattctcttcttaagcttagttaatattttataatataaaatccttaataatatgattaatatttatgcttattaatttatggaatcatttgttctatttatttcagttctgataataagttggcaatttaaataaagttatggcattctatagtttaaaaatatagatattttagataacttatatgtattatatgtaatgtatataatttatgattccatagaatataagttttttaaatttatatttatggtcgcttgatcgatactacaataaactactacaataaagcgtattaattttattaaaatcatttctttatggaagcattcgcgcattatataataacctgttttaattaatatgattttaattatttataaagtataattgtattgaatatagtattgaaagttttatatgtgatgttttggataaaataattataaatattgtcaacaaattattattatatacattttatgattccataaagtacggcgcatttactcctcaatttaagagtgagtaattattatatatatatttgtctgtatgattaaatattaaaatcttaagagttatatattagtatcgatattatcgagtgtgaaactcgctcgcaagtccgttcttaaagtaatcagcaggttagttctagaaagtcactgctgtacaactagctagttctaaataatgcttcctgattcgtcgatcttaggaattctcaattccttgcgctatcgattattattactaaaaggattaaaatatattcggtttttaggctaaataactATATGGAACTAAAacgataagcgattaatgaaattagttaacaactgaaacaaaagcaaatggattaagtaatttttctatattccataggtattttgTAGGCATAAAAGTGGTATTTAATTagtagctaaaatatagtttttaaaattggcaggacatTACACTAGAGAATAAACGTTACAGAAAAAACGGTGGCTCCTCTCAGGTTTCTCTTTGATACTGCTTAAAGCGGgggcacacacttttgcataagcgcataaccataaacataaagaaattgattgttccacaaatgtatgcataagaaaatgaaccaatcaatttccttatgtttGTTATGGGCTTATGtcaaagtgtgtgctccccgctttactgCTTACTgcttattacaaaaaaatggcGGTGAGAGAACGATATCGTACACGTGTACCCCTACGAAAAGATACAATAAAGACGTTGAAGGTTAAGAGCAAGATGCGATCCATAGATGCTAAAGccgaaattaaaaagaatgtacTCATCGcgcaagaaattaaaatggcGCGACTATTagctaataatgataaaagaataagagataaagtgttaaaaagattgaaaaagtgGCTATCAGTACGATCACAAAGTTCGTTTGGTAAGTTGctgttcataatattttattaaatagattatgGAATTTACGtacaaatagatttaaataaaaatattttatatacattttgaaacttaatattattttataatactatgCTATATTGTAACCTTTACAGCTTTTACAAAAACAGACTTTATGAGCTTGTGGAAAGGTCTGTTTTATTGTATGTGGATGTCTGACAAAATGTTGATTCAAGAAGAGTTAGCTGAGTCACTTAGTAAACTTGTACATTGtttcaattcaaaatataacatttttctctaatacAATGTTTCAAACTATACAATGATCGGAATGGaaaatttggaatattttaattcagtaATTTACAGTAATTAtagtatttaaattgaaagccattaaaatttatgaattacatttctaatattttgcatatttaaatatggcaaaaaatagttaataatgcTAAGAGTTTTAATCTAATCCATACAAGTTATTATGAACTTGTGTTCATtagatcaaattattatagaaataaaatttttagtaaagaatttttttgtttatatacaatacatttatacaatgtatataaataattttaacatgatttttattttagaatgttccaagaaatttatcattaaaaagatatctagtagttttttaagatatattatatattgtatatatatggtgtgtgtgtatatgtatatatatggtgtgcgtgcgtgcgtgcgcgtgcgtgcgtgcgtgctcgtgcgtgcgtgcgtgtgtgcgtgctcgcgtgcgtgcgtgcgtgcgtgcgtgcgtgcgtgcgtgctcgcgtgcgtgcgtgcgatgcgtgcgtgcgtgcggtgtgtgtgtgtgtgtgtgtatatatatatatatatatatatatatatatatatatatatatatatatgtaaataggCTGGTTTTCCTTGCACCCATGTGGATAGTAtgcaaaaaattgagatagaagacacagaaaaaaatgttgataatgaaaatagtcaatttttggaaaatgaaatacaacataaaagtgaaaaaccTTTAGACCCAAGAGCAGGTAAAGTGGATGTGGAACTACCACAAATACCTTTTAATGCTGCAAAAATTGTTAACATGCTTTCAACATATCATTTTCATCCATCATCAAAGGCAAAATCACGAAGACAACTTTCAAGACTTATTGAAGAGTATGTATATTGTGCTATTTTGTCTTAATAGtctatcaagttttttttatatgtactcTAAATTATACTTGCATTGTGCAAAAATTACACTTTCAGATTTAAGGAATTATCAGAGGGAAGAATGCCCCTtggaataaagaaaattaaaaactcaaATTTAGAGAGACGAGACTCAAGGAAAGAATCGAGAAAGGCTACATTACGCCTCATTCAATTtgagaaagaattattttctgacaatattaataaaaaacaaaaaaggaaaagaaatggAGAAGCCGTTGCTAGTGATATATCTTCTTATGATagcctaaaaaataaaaatcatttagagTTCAATTACGCTGTAAATGATTTCGCTACATTTTCAATGGCTTTATAACTCTTATTTCTGATTAATAACTGTAaatggaattaataaaaattttaatatggttgtaaaaataaaaaatattattttaatattttctacacaaacacacacacacattctgccaattactatattattttcaagtaataaattttccttttttctctctttttctctttgttccTGCTTTTATCCTcgagttttctctctttaaaaaaagctttttttttttactgtaatatttaaaattttctcatttttaatatttaatataattctataattaagaaaaccaaaatttaataaagtaaaatttatatatttaaaattatttaaaaaacaattttttcattgataatctcactttatatttaatttaccagaaactttttatttatttattactctatataattgttaagtaatattaaaatatataacagagttatattaattaagaaaaaattgtttttataaattgaccAAAGAATCTAttgtaagaaagaaaaagcatcaaaataatttgtgtaatGGATATACCTTTAAAAAACTTTGCATCTGCTGTTACACATGGTCCAGTTTCCATATAACAGTTATAATATTGCTCCCGCAGTTTATCATTATTGAggatatcatttatattgatGTAATCGTATTGATCGgaataaagcggggagcacacacttttgcataagcgcataaccataagtataaggaaattgattggttcatttcgttaggcatatgtttgtggaccaatcaatttccttatacttatggttatgcgcttatgcaaaagtgtgtgctccccgcttaacaATGCAGTTTAATCGAATCATTTTCCTTTACGCTATCTCGAGAAAAAGATACTGAATGATCAAATCGAATGTTCATCTTATTTATACGTTTTGAtggaaataagaattaattatatgccaGACAATgataatgcataaataagCCAATTAAATCATTTGCCAATTGAGTCATGCATGTTTAAAgtgtaaatattagaaaaaaaaacttaatagtCATCTAATCATTCTATATCCTTCAGAGttcatttattgaaatacaaaTGACAGACTacttaaagaaataatgtaaaaaacaatttcataAGTCTACActtgtaatttattcttatttttgcattacacAAATATGCATAATGTTTCCATATAaatggttaaaattttttataatcggtTCTCGCATATAAGTAGAGACGatcaatcttataaatatcatataaaacatcatatatatataaaaaaaaaaatcttataaaagattagaaataaaatattttttaaattcaagtttaaattgatatatacatgtgataatatcttattttttctataatattatgtaagttTTAATTCATGACTTCTtttgtgaataataaaaatctataatgtcAAAAATGGATATTTACTTTCTTGGAAACGTGCGAATAGcataatatcttgaaaattttgactttGACTTATCtctgtgtaattattttttttttaaattcctatataatttttattatatttattataaatgcgtCAGATCACTGCACGCGCTTAGCGCCCATCATGTTTGCTttcttgttattaatataatgtattaataattaatattagttaatattagtaataattaatattagtaattaatataatataaataaataatatacattatcgcatataaattttatacaattgtaaagttaaaaatttatacattgtgtgatttctattaattacaatattatataatattacataagtaaacttatcaatattataattcacatCTATTGCTATTATCacaaattcttaaattcttcTTAAGgcaaatttagtattttttgtagaaattaaattaacattcttattttaagtttgaatcaatatattttcgtcaaaactaagttattattaatctttctctaagttatatattattatccttctctaaaaaaaaaatgttattaacatATTCCCATTAAGCAAGAAACATTTGgtcaacattttaaaatgttgattttatataaattttctaaacgttatgatgtaatattttataaatatatttaaaatattttaataaatgtattaataacttttgaaaaaatattttaatttatgttttataaatattctaaaaatattatttaataacatccctctcaaaatattaataaaatattctagaaaCATTAGTCAAAATGTttcttaaatgttattaatacatttattagaatatttttaaaatattataataaacatattaataacatttttaaaatattttaatttatgctttataaatatttttaaaattttatttaatattatccctcttaaaatattaataaaatattttagaaacattaGCCAAAATGTTTGCGTATGCGTGATTTATTCTTTCGGAACACCCGTGTCAGCTTTCAGCGTGCCACATGAGATCGTGTAAGAACACGATCTAGCATAATAAATGAGTTACAGTTTTTGCGAGTTATAGTGCTGCACGAAAGAAGAGGAAAGTGTTTCTTTTAgtgtgttatattaatatcttgaaggtaaaattaagatatttgtcgatattttaattaaaccgaAGGACGAATTATAGATTAAGTTGTATTACTATtctatatgcatttttaataaaatctgtgAAGCATTAAGTTGTCTTACTATTctgtatgaatttttaataaaaatacgcaaAACTTAAcctgattttataatagatttttttttaattatatgaaaataaaaaaatattttcttgtactttatatgtgtatatatttgtattattattccttattaaacaataaaaataatatttaaaaatacaaaaatacaatttatatttagacattctattaatattaaaaaattgttgaaaacatgttatatataatatttataaaataataaaaatcaatcaaattaatgttagaattaatattaatgttattaatatatgttataatattaatgatattaatattaagttatGTAGATGTTGAtactaatgttattttattattgatttaattttatgagaaacaTTATTAGAATCTTAAAACAacattaatgcaatattactTGTAATGAAATAGAAAGTGTTATTTCAACATTACCAAAACCTCTAAATCAGTGTCAAAGTTTGTTCATAATGATGTTGCATACAACGTTAAAAACTACATAATGGATAACATCACTATGTTAgtgaatattgtttaataataataatgtttaattttaataacgttatTATATAACGTTGTAGTAATGATTTTTGCTTACTGGGTTATTATCTCTTTTCCGCGATGCTGATTGGTTCTCTGTTCTCTCGCTGTGCTtactttatgattattatagcTATCATCGTGGagatataattcatttacatTTGAATCCAaagttattatgtaaataatttatatgtatgtgtcatataataaatCCGCAATATGCAATGTACTTGATAACATCTGGGAAAATTTACGCtggtttcttttatttatatatagaggatattttaattaaatgttgattagattaaatttattttataatacgattttataataacattaaaattgaatcaataaattaaacaaaacacttataaaactttattcaatCTGTACAAATTGTTCAAATCTAAAATTCAAACATTTCTATTTACAATAGTTCAAAAATCTGTATCTGggctttttttttagttttgggtaaaatatgtaaatattatataaaaatacttttctatattcttagaccattaattagattatatcaatataatcatttttatttgttattgggTAATGCtccgatataaaaattattaagttaattttttatcggaaAAATGTGATATACTTGTTTTTACTTAGTTTTCTGCCCTTGATGTCTTAACTTATATTTTGAACAACATTTAAAGGTATAGAATATTGAGAAgcgataattattgcaatatttcatGGTGAGGCGATAAGATTTCAAGTCACGATCTCTTGATCAGAAGTATATACATTGGGTTACGTaagttattattagatatatacgctataacataaaattgtttattagttttttatagaaagagataattattttatgaattatagatcagataatatgaaaatatcaattattgttaatacatatgtacttataatattgcattgtaCATCATGCAATAATAAGATATCATTGATAATAAGCGAGTAAGATATAAACACTGTCATTTCAAGATATGAAACAAAACATagcatataatttgtattaattggtaagttaaaataatttcctggaaatatataaaaaaataatattctcatttttgaaaattatatattattcttattatattatccttATTAgcctgatttttttaaatcatctttattttttatagtcgcacaaaaataaatacatttatactataaatattcttttatttttatacaaaatattatattactatgtaAGTAgttttttaaagcaatatatattttaaaggttGG is a window from the Cataglyphis hispanica isolate Lineage 1 chromosome 9, ULB_Chis1_1.0, whole genome shotgun sequence genome containing:
- the LOC126852029 gene encoding ribosomal RNA processing protein 1 homolog isoform X1, with the protein product MVCVRACACAGFPCTHVDSMQKIEIEDTEKNVDNENSQFLENEIQHKSEKPLDPRAGKVDVELPQIPFNAAKIVNMLSTYHFHPSSKAKSRRQLSRLIEEFKELSEGRMPLGIKKIKNSNLERRDSRKESRKATLRLIQFEKELFSDNINKKQKRKRNGEAVASDISSYDSLKNKNHLEFNYAVNDFATFSMAL
- the LOC126852029 gene encoding ribosomal RNA processing protein 1 homolog isoform X2, whose protein sequence is MQKIEIEDTEKNVDNENSQFLENEIQHKSEKPLDPRAGKVDVELPQIPFNAAKIVNMLSTYHFHPSSKAKSRRQLSRLIEEFKELSEGRMPLGIKKIKNSNLERRDSRKESRKATLRLIQFEKELFSDNINKKQKRKRNGEAVASDISSYDSLKNKNHLEFNYAVNDFATFSMAL